In one window of Posidoniimonas corsicana DNA:
- a CDS encoding Rieske (2Fe-2S) protein, which translates to MPTPDSTWHDAGPADQVPPGAVIEAVVGDRIVAIANVEGRLHAIDGICAHQGGPIGKGRLSGCTVTCPWHGWQYDVATGRQTLSQTIRQASFAVKVQSDRILVSLEPPG; encoded by the coding sequence ATGCCGACGCCTGACTCAACCTGGCACGACGCCGGCCCCGCCGACCAGGTCCCGCCCGGCGCGGTGATCGAGGCGGTGGTGGGCGACCGGATCGTGGCGATCGCCAACGTCGAGGGGCGGCTGCACGCAATCGACGGGATCTGCGCGCACCAGGGCGGGCCGATCGGCAAGGGCCGGCTGTCGGGGTGCACGGTCACCTGCCCGTGGCACGGCTGGCAGTACGACGTCGCGACCGGGCGGCAGACGCTGAGCCAGACCATCCGGCAGGCGTCCTTTGCGGTGAAGGTCCAGAGCGATAGGATACTGGTGAGCCTCGAGCCGCCGGGCTAG
- a CDS encoding tRNA (cytidine(34)-2'-O)-methyltransferase yields MPDPYEPRLHVVLYQPEIPYNTGSVGRTCVALGAKLWLVRPLGFQVDHHNLRRAGLDYWQHLAWEVVDDWESLTARLPFERFWCFTKFAERLYTRAEYREGDVLLFGRESQGLPEEIRRAAGDRALRFPTRPEVRSLNLSNCVAVAGYEALRQWGGGE; encoded by the coding sequence ATGCCCGATCCCTACGAGCCCCGGCTGCACGTCGTGCTGTACCAGCCGGAGATCCCCTACAACACCGGCAGCGTGGGCCGCACGTGCGTCGCGCTCGGCGCGAAGCTCTGGCTGGTCAGGCCGCTGGGCTTCCAGGTCGATCACCACAACCTGCGGCGGGCGGGGCTGGACTACTGGCAACACCTGGCGTGGGAGGTGGTGGACGACTGGGAGTCGCTCACCGCCCGGCTGCCGTTCGAGCGGTTCTGGTGCTTTACCAAATTCGCCGAGCGGCTCTACACCCGGGCCGAGTACCGCGAGGGCGACGTGCTGCTCTTCGGCCGCGAGTCTCAGGGCCTGCCGGAGGAGATCCGCCGCGCGGCGGGCGACCGGGCCCTGCGGTTCCCGACCCGCCCCGAGGTGCGCAGCCTGAACCTGTCGAATTGCGTGGCGGTCGCCGGGTACGAGGCGCTGCGGCAGTGGGGGGGGGGCGAATAG
- the murB gene encoding UDP-N-acetylmuramate dehydrogenase, with protein sequence MSLATEFKEILKPQAPIAERTWFQTGGAAEYFAEPQSVEQLQQLVQRCHSEGLTVRVLGGGSNVLVRDEGVSGMVISLAAPAFSAIGVSGHSIKAGGGAVLAEVISESVRHGLAGLDPLVGIPGVVGGALHGNAGSRGGDIGQWTCAATVMTRTGEIVSRNREEMVFAYRKSSLDELVILDAEFQLEEDSPEQLTKRLQKQWIIKKASQPMADERTGCIFKNPRGMSAGMLIDQAGLRGASVGEAQVSQKHANFIVAGAGASSADVLKLIDTVRSRVAERLGVELETELEIW encoded by the coding sequence ATGTCACTGGCTACCGAATTCAAAGAGATCCTCAAGCCCCAGGCCCCCATCGCCGAGCGGACCTGGTTTCAGACCGGCGGCGCCGCGGAGTACTTTGCGGAGCCCCAGAGCGTCGAGCAGCTGCAGCAGTTGGTTCAGCGGTGCCACAGCGAGGGGCTGACCGTGCGCGTGCTGGGCGGCGGTTCGAACGTGCTGGTGCGTGACGAGGGGGTCAGCGGCATGGTGATCAGCCTGGCCGCGCCCGCGTTCTCGGCGATCGGCGTCAGCGGCCACTCGATCAAGGCCGGCGGCGGCGCGGTGCTGGCCGAGGTGATCAGCGAGTCGGTGCGGCACGGCCTCGCGGGGCTCGACCCGCTGGTCGGCATCCCGGGCGTGGTGGGCGGCGCGCTGCACGGCAACGCCGGCAGCCGCGGCGGCGACATCGGCCAGTGGACCTGCGCGGCGACCGTGATGACCCGCACCGGCGAGATCGTCAGCCGCAACCGCGAAGAGATGGTGTTCGCCTACCGCAAGAGCAGCCTGGACGAGCTGGTGATCCTGGACGCCGAGTTCCAGCTCGAGGAGGACAGCCCCGAGCAGCTTACCAAGCGCCTGCAGAAGCAGTGGATCATCAAGAAGGCGAGCCAGCCGATGGCCGACGAGCGGACCGGCTGCATCTTCAAGAACCCCCGCGGCATGAGCGCCGGCATGCTGATCGACCAGGCCGGCCTGCGGGGCGCCAGCGTCGGCGAGGCGCAGGTCAGCCAGAAGCACGCCAACTTCATCGTCGCCGGGGCGGGCGCCAGCAGCGCCGACGTCCTGAAGCTGATCGATACCGTCCGCAGCCGCGTCGCCGAGCGGCTGGGAGTCGAGCTGGAAACCGAGCTGGAAATCTGGTAA
- a CDS encoding lysophospholipid acyltransferase family protein, producing MPSAAKPAADYAAYLALRCVIAVIQALPMSVCERGAALLGDLFGGVLGFRRRLVDENLTLALPGAAPAERRRVARAMWRHLFLMVAEIAHAPRAVHRTTWRRHCRVPQMEPVVRTLLLDRPKVVISGHYSNFEFGGYMLGLFGFPSHTVARTLDNRFVDRFVNDFRGRTGQHMLPKQGSRDAIEELLSGGGTLTLLGDQAAGDKACWVNFFGKPASTHKAVALFTLGYEAPTMVTATRRIGGPLEFEVELADQVDPLAEGFALGSVPALTEWYTGQLERMILRAPEQYWWVHRRWKGTPPPRALKRLSRQAEATNAGQPDADA from the coding sequence ATGCCGAGCGCCGCCAAACCCGCCGCCGACTACGCCGCCTACTTGGCGCTGCGGTGCGTGATCGCCGTGATCCAGGCGCTGCCGATGTCGGTCTGCGAGCGGGGCGCCGCGTTGCTCGGCGACCTGTTCGGAGGCGTGCTCGGCTTCCGACGCCGGCTGGTGGACGAGAACCTGACCCTCGCGCTGCCCGGGGCTGCGCCCGCCGAGCGCCGCCGCGTCGCCCGGGCGATGTGGCGGCACCTGTTCCTGATGGTCGCCGAGATCGCCCACGCGCCGCGGGCCGTGCACCGCACCACCTGGCGGCGCCACTGCCGCGTGCCGCAGATGGAGCCGGTGGTCCGGACTCTGCTGCTCGACCGGCCGAAGGTGGTCATCTCCGGCCACTACAGCAACTTCGAGTTCGGCGGCTACATGCTGGGGCTGTTCGGCTTCCCGTCGCACACCGTGGCGCGGACGCTCGACAACCGCTTTGTAGACCGCTTCGTCAACGACTTCCGCGGCCGCACCGGCCAGCACATGCTGCCCAAGCAGGGCAGCCGCGACGCCATCGAGGAGCTGCTGTCGGGCGGCGGCACGCTGACGCTGCTGGGCGACCAGGCCGCCGGCGACAAGGCCTGCTGGGTCAACTTCTTCGGCAAGCCCGCCTCAACCCACAAAGCGGTGGCGTTGTTCACGCTCGGCTACGAGGCCCCGACTATGGTGACCGCGACGCGCCGCATCGGCGGACCGCTGGAGTTCGAGGTCGAGCTTGCCGATCAGGTCGACCCGCTGGCCGAGGGGTTCGCGTTGGGGTCGGTCCCGGCGCTAACCGAGTGGTACACCGGGCAGCTCGAGCGGATGATCCTCCGCGCGCCCGAGCAGTACTGGTGGGTCCATCGACGCTGGAAAGGAACCCCGCCGCCGCGGGCGCTCAAGCGCCTGTCCCGCCAAGCCGAAGCGACCAACGCCGGACAGCCCGATGCCGACGCCTGA
- a CDS encoding carbon storage regulator, producing the protein MLVLSRKIGERLLIGDQVVVTVVKAGPGGVRLGIEAPANMPVVREELAQQIAAEEELLRQDAAFLEADREAD; encoded by the coding sequence GTGTTAGTCCTCTCCCGCAAGATAGGCGAGCGTCTGCTGATCGGCGACCAGGTCGTGGTGACCGTGGTCAAGGCCGGGCCGGGCGGAGTGCGGCTGGGCATCGAAGCCCCCGCCAACATGCCCGTTGTCCGTGAGGAACTGGCCCAGCAGATCGCCGCGGAGGAAGAGCTCCTCCGCCAGGACGCTGCGTTCCTCGAAGCCGACCGCGAAGCCGACTGA
- the hslV gene encoding ATP-dependent protease subunit HslV → MPENLRPRIRSTTILTVRKDGVVAMGGDGQVSLGDTVMKSDARKIRPLLDGRVLTGFAGGAADAFALLDRFEAKLKDHPRNMPRAATELAKDWRTDRALRRLEALLAICDEKDTLLVSGTGDVIQPSDGILGIGSGGNYAVAAARALAKHSNLSAEEIVREALAIAADICVYSNHNIVVETLSAG, encoded by the coding sequence ATGCCAGAGAACCTTCGCCCAAGAATACGCTCCACCACAATCCTGACGGTCCGCAAGGACGGCGTTGTCGCGATGGGCGGCGACGGCCAGGTCAGCCTGGGCGACACTGTCATGAAGTCCGACGCGCGGAAGATCCGCCCGCTTCTGGACGGCCGCGTGCTGACCGGTTTCGCCGGCGGGGCCGCCGACGCGTTCGCGCTGCTGGACCGATTTGAAGCGAAGCTGAAGGACCACCCCCGCAACATGCCGCGCGCCGCGACCGAGCTGGCCAAGGACTGGCGGACCGACCGCGCGCTGCGGCGGCTGGAGGCCTTGCTCGCCATCTGCGATGAGAAGGACACCCTGCTCGTCAGCGGCACCGGCGACGTGATCCAGCCGTCCGACGGCATCCTCGGCATCGGCTCCGGCGGCAACTACGCGGTGGCGGCCGCCCGGGCGCTGGCGAAGCACTCAAACCTGTCCGCCGAAGAAATCGTCCGCGAGGCGCTTGCCATCGCCGCGGACATCTGCGTTTACTCCAACCACAACATCGTCGTTGAGACGCTTTCCGCAGGATGA
- the hslU gene encoding ATP-dependent protease ATPase subunit HslU → MKELTPREIVTELDRHIVGQADAKRAVAVAIRNRWRRQRVDESLRKEIAPKNIMMIGPTGVGKTEIARRLAKLTGAPFIKVEATKYTEVGYYGRDVESMVRELVENAIGIVREQEMAGVEAEAKRRVDDRLLELLAPTPSSFSVGPGEEDPAERHERTREKMRAMLVAGEMEEREVEIQTEKKVQAMMLPGMGGGDGGMDIDMQGMLEKILPKQVARRKMAVKDARKVLFEQECEALINQDKVNAKAVELAENLGIIFLDEMDKVVASEGGKGADVSRQGVQRDLLPIVEGTTVQTRYGYVKTDHILFVGAGAFHKVSPSDLMPELQGRFPIRVELNDLTHADFVRILTEPRASLTKQYAALMATEGVTVNFTDDAIDRLAQLAFDVNQTTQNIGARRLYTMMERLLEELSFEAPDMKTGAVPINAAYVDERFREITADEDLSRFIL, encoded by the coding sequence GTGAAAGAACTGACCCCCCGCGAGATCGTCACTGAGCTCGACCGCCACATCGTCGGTCAGGCGGACGCCAAACGCGCCGTGGCGGTCGCGATCCGCAACCGCTGGCGGCGGCAGCGCGTCGACGAGTCGCTCCGCAAGGAGATCGCGCCGAAGAACATCATGATGATCGGCCCGACCGGCGTCGGTAAAACCGAGATCGCCCGCCGGCTCGCCAAGCTGACCGGCGCGCCGTTCATCAAGGTCGAGGCGACCAAGTACACCGAGGTCGGCTACTACGGCCGCGACGTGGAGAGCATGGTCCGCGAGCTGGTGGAGAACGCCATCGGCATCGTCCGCGAGCAGGAGATGGCCGGCGTCGAGGCGGAGGCCAAGCGGCGGGTCGACGACCGGCTGCTCGAGCTGCTGGCGCCGACCCCGTCGTCGTTCAGCGTGGGGCCCGGCGAGGAGGACCCGGCCGAGCGGCACGAGCGGACCCGCGAGAAGATGCGCGCCATGCTGGTCGCCGGCGAGATGGAGGAACGCGAGGTCGAGATCCAGACCGAGAAGAAGGTGCAGGCGATGATGCTGCCCGGCATGGGCGGCGGCGACGGCGGCATGGACATCGACATGCAGGGCATGCTGGAGAAGATCCTCCCGAAACAGGTCGCCCGCCGCAAGATGGCCGTCAAGGACGCGCGCAAGGTGCTCTTCGAGCAGGAGTGCGAGGCCCTGATCAACCAGGACAAGGTGAACGCCAAGGCGGTCGAGCTCGCCGAGAACCTGGGCATCATCTTCCTCGACGAGATGGACAAGGTGGTCGCCAGCGAAGGGGGCAAGGGCGCCGACGTCAGCCGCCAGGGCGTGCAGCGCGACCTCCTGCCGATCGTCGAGGGCACCACGGTCCAGACCCGCTACGGCTACGTTAAGACGGACCACATCCTGTTCGTCGGCGCCGGCGCGTTCCACAAGGTCAGCCCCAGTGACCTGATGCCGGAGCTGCAGGGCCGCTTCCCGATCCGCGTCGAGCTGAACGACCTCACCCACGCGGACTTCGTGCGGATCCTCACCGAGCCCCGCGCCAGCCTAACCAAGCAGTACGCCGCTCTCATGGCCACCGAAGGCGTGACCGTCAACTTCACGGACGACGCCATCGACCGGCTGGCCCAGCTGGCGTTCGACGTCAACCAGACGACGCAGAACATCGGCGCGCGGCGGCTCTACACGATGATGGAACGCCTGCTGGAGGAGCTCAGCTTCGAGGCGCCCGACATGAAGACCGGCGCCGTGCCGATCAACGCCGCCTACGTCGACGAGCGGTTCAGGGAGATCACCGCCGACGAGGACCTCAGCCGGTTCATCCTGTAG
- a CDS encoding hydrolase, which yields MPAPLPRSPELMNADDTALLVVDVQERLAPAVRDPARLTWNCGRLLQGAAALGVPAAATEQYPEKLGPTVPELTEHLAGSAAAKLMFSCRECGDLLSGWQSDGRERVLLAGIETHVCIQQTALDLLAAGFRVYVAVDAVSSRREVDHQTALRRMESAGATLTTTEAALFEWCVEAGTAPFKAISALAKQAPPE from the coding sequence ATGCCCGCCCCCCTGCCCCGCAGCCCCGAACTGATGAACGCCGACGACACGGCCCTGCTGGTCGTGGACGTGCAGGAGCGGCTGGCCCCGGCGGTGCGGGACCCGGCCCGGCTCACCTGGAACTGCGGCCGCCTGCTGCAGGGCGCCGCGGCCCTGGGTGTGCCGGCGGCCGCGACCGAGCAGTACCCCGAGAAGCTGGGCCCCACGGTCCCAGAGCTGACCGAGCACCTCGCCGGCAGCGCCGCCGCCAAGCTGATGTTCAGCTGCCGCGAGTGCGGCGACCTGCTGTCCGGGTGGCAATCGGACGGCCGCGAGCGCGTGCTGCTGGCCGGCATCGAGACGCACGTCTGCATCCAGCAGACGGCGCTCGACCTGCTGGCCGCCGGGTTCCGGGTGTACGTCGCGGTGGACGCGGTGAGCTCGCGCCGAGAGGTCGACCACCAGACCGCGCTCAGGCGGATGGAGTCGGCCGGCGCGACGCTGACCACCACCGAGGCGGCGTTGTTCGAGTGGTGCGTCGAGGCCGGCACGGCGCCCTTCAAGGCGATCAGCGCGCTCGCCAAGCAGGCTCCCCCTGAATGA
- a CDS encoding GNAT family N-acetyltransferase — translation MFQLRSFKNSDPPAIAEVWNRQPPQRGLVQPVTSALLEQMVFSKQTFDPEGMIVASRNDRIVGFAHGAFGPTEDGADIDYSMGATQMLMTLPTSRTPELVSDLLGACEEYLRSRGAKVLYGGGMRPLDGFYLGLYGGSELSGVLDSDRLTTEAFESNGYEVACRAMVMHHELSRYRPAVSREQRLLKRETQFQQNFSPTVDNWWDANRLADAERQVFRLTPRCTYETLARVEFWDIEPLATRWGIRTAGLRDLYVAPDERRRKLASYLLGEAFKTLRKRGVALLEAHVMADNEPALNLYRGLDFTQVDRGVVFRKPGG, via the coding sequence TTGTTCCAACTGCGCAGTTTCAAGAACTCGGACCCCCCCGCGATCGCGGAGGTATGGAACCGCCAGCCGCCGCAACGCGGGCTGGTGCAGCCCGTCACGTCTGCCCTGCTGGAGCAGATGGTGTTCTCCAAGCAGACGTTCGACCCGGAGGGGATGATCGTCGCGAGCCGCAACGACCGCATCGTTGGCTTCGCCCACGGCGCGTTCGGCCCCACCGAGGACGGCGCCGACATCGACTACTCGATGGGCGCCACGCAGATGCTCATGACGCTGCCCACCAGCCGCACGCCGGAGCTGGTGTCCGACCTGCTGGGGGCCTGCGAGGAGTACCTCCGCTCGCGCGGCGCCAAGGTGCTGTACGGCGGCGGGATGCGCCCGCTCGATGGCTTTTACCTCGGGCTGTACGGCGGCAGCGAGTTGTCCGGCGTGCTGGACTCCGACCGGCTCACCACCGAGGCGTTCGAGTCGAACGGCTACGAGGTGGCGTGCCGGGCGATGGTTATGCACCACGAGCTCTCCCGCTACCGCCCCGCCGTGTCGCGCGAGCAGCGGCTGCTCAAGCGTGAGACGCAGTTCCAGCAGAACTTCTCGCCCACGGTCGACAACTGGTGGGACGCCAACCGGCTGGCCGACGCCGAGCGGCAGGTGTTCCGCCTGACGCCCCGCTGCACCTACGAGACCCTCGCCCGCGTCGAGTTCTGGGACATCGAGCCCCTGGCCACCCGGTGGGGCATCCGCACCGCGGGCCTGCGGGACCTGTACGTCGCGCCAGACGAGCGGCGGCGGAAGCTGGCCTCGTACCTGCTCGGCGAGGCGTTCAAGACGCTGCGCAAGCGGGGCGTGGCGTTGCTCGAGGCCCACGTGATGGCGGACAACGAGCCGGCGCTCAACCTGTACCGCGGCCTCGACTTCACCCAGGTCGACCGCGGCGTCGTGTTCCGCAAGCCGGGCGGGTGA
- a CDS encoding Gfo/Idh/MocA family protein — MPIGFGIIGCGMISRFHARAINDVRGAKPVACFDRNPANADKLAEEFGLTAHHDLKQMLADPAVDAVTIGTPSGAHLEPTLAAAKAGKHVIVEKPLEVTTKRCDRAIAACEEAGVKLGAIFPSRFHDSSVQMKRAVDKGRFGRVTLGDAYVKWFRTQEYYDSGAWRGTWKLDGGGALMNQAIHTVDLLQWLMGPVEEIQAQTATLAHERIEVEDTAVATLRFASGALGVIEASTAVYPGYLKRIELHGSQGTAVLEEEDLKTWDFAKKLKSDEKILAEMKKSKSTGGGAADPAAIGHHGHTLQIQDFVKAIQKDTTPAVDGHEGRKSVAIIEAIYKSAKTGRVIKMA, encoded by the coding sequence ATGCCTATCGGTTTTGGAATCATCGGCTGCGGCATGATCAGCCGCTTCCACGCCCGCGCCATCAACGACGTCCGCGGCGCCAAGCCGGTCGCGTGCTTTGACCGCAACCCGGCCAACGCCGACAAGCTGGCCGAGGAGTTCGGCCTGACCGCGCACCACGACCTCAAGCAGATGCTGGCCGACCCGGCGGTCGACGCGGTCACGATCGGCACCCCCAGCGGCGCGCACCTGGAGCCGACGCTGGCCGCCGCCAAGGCGGGCAAGCACGTGATCGTCGAGAAGCCGCTGGAGGTCACCACCAAGCGGTGCGACCGCGCGATCGCCGCCTGCGAGGAGGCGGGCGTGAAGCTGGGCGCGATCTTCCCGTCGCGGTTCCACGACTCGTCGGTGCAGATGAAACGGGCGGTCGACAAGGGACGCTTCGGCCGCGTCACGCTGGGCGACGCCTACGTCAAATGGTTCCGCACCCAGGAGTACTACGACAGCGGCGCCTGGCGCGGCACCTGGAAGCTGGACGGCGGCGGCGCGCTGATGAACCAGGCCATCCACACCGTCGACCTGCTGCAGTGGCTGATGGGCCCCGTCGAGGAGATCCAGGCCCAGACCGCCACGCTGGCGCACGAGCGGATCGAGGTGGAGGACACCGCGGTCGCGACGCTGCGGTTCGCCAGCGGCGCGCTGGGCGTCATCGAGGCCTCGACCGCCGTCTACCCGGGCTACCTGAAGCGGATCGAGCTGCACGGCTCACAGGGCACCGCGGTGCTCGAGGAGGAGGACCTCAAGACCTGGGACTTCGCCAAGAAGCTCAAGTCCGACGAGAAGATCCTGGCCGAGATGAAGAAGTCGAAGAGCACCGGCGGCGGCGCCGCCGACCCGGCGGCCATCGGCCACCACGGCCACACGCTGCAGATCCAGGACTTCGTCAAGGCGATCCAGAAGGACACCACCCCCGCGGTCGACGGCCACGAGGGACGCAAGAGCGTCGCGATCATCGAGGCGATCTACAAGTCCGCCAAGACCGGCCGGGTCATCAAGATGGCCTAG
- a CDS encoding cell division protein FtsQ/DivIB: protein MAAQSNGNLISATVASVSRRWRVLLGGAVLVGLGWVGSAVWRVSQVPLRTHADFQITAAAVDTTPPPPWVRVDIREQAIERATLQGPLSVIDAQQAVARIAEAFRHEPWVRKVDKVELQPPNRARVELQWRRPLAVVAVESPAGVSLTPIDAESVRLPTAGLKDGELRRMPRITGVRGAPPTGEAWVDPQVNDAVSLINAMGDNWARLSLADIAPLGQPQIRGDLHYYQFEVITIGGTRIFWGAAPGVPTEEPAFAAKLATLQRFVSGNHVQLDGYNSPEIIDLRRGLDTTKRIAKKKDGKRTAQAETGSGDEVVK, encoded by the coding sequence GTGGCTGCGCAATCGAACGGCAATCTCATCTCGGCCACTGTCGCCTCGGTGTCCCGCCGCTGGCGGGTGCTGCTGGGCGGCGCGGTGCTGGTCGGCCTCGGCTGGGTGGGGTCCGCCGTGTGGCGCGTCTCGCAGGTGCCGCTCCGCACCCACGCGGACTTTCAGATCACCGCCGCGGCGGTCGACACCACGCCCCCGCCCCCGTGGGTGCGGGTCGATATCCGCGAGCAGGCGATCGAACGCGCCACGCTGCAGGGGCCGCTCAGCGTGATCGACGCCCAGCAGGCGGTCGCACGCATCGCCGAGGCGTTCCGCCACGAGCCCTGGGTCCGCAAGGTCGACAAGGTCGAGCTGCAGCCGCCCAACCGCGCGCGGGTCGAGCTGCAGTGGCGGCGGCCGCTGGCCGTGGTGGCGGTCGAATCGCCGGCCGGCGTTTCGCTGACGCCGATCGACGCGGAGTCCGTGCGGCTCCCAACCGCCGGGCTGAAGGACGGCGAGCTGCGGCGGATGCCCCGCATCACCGGCGTCCGCGGCGCCCCGCCCACGGGCGAGGCCTGGGTCGACCCCCAGGTCAACGACGCGGTGTCGCTGATCAACGCGATGGGCGACAACTGGGCCCGGCTCAGCCTGGCGGACATCGCGCCCCTGGGGCAGCCGCAGATCCGCGGCGACCTGCACTACTACCAGTTCGAGGTGATCACCATCGGCGGCACACGGATCTTCTGGGGCGCCGCCCCGGGCGTGCCGACCGAAGAGCCGGCCTTCGCCGCCAAGCTGGCTACGCTGCAGCGGTTTGTGTCCGGCAACCACGTGCAGCTGGACGGCTACAACTCGCCGGAGATCATCGACCTGCGTCGCGGCCTCGACACGACCAAACGGATCGCCAAGAAGAAAGACGGCAAGCGGACAGCGCAGGCCGAGACCGGCAGCGGCGACGAGGTCGTCAAATAA